TGTTCGTTTCTCTCCTCTCACGGGAAGCACTTGGTGATGCTTGGACTTGGCGGAATCAACAATGTCACTGCGCTCTTGCGCAGCGGTGACGCTGGCCGTCTGATACTCAGCGTATGCCATATGTGTCCCCTGGGGCTCTGTGCTGCAAGGACTGAGGTTGACCCAGCTTCGAAACGATAATGTGAAATCAACAACAGGAACGGTTCTGGTAGCCGTCGGTGACAACCTTGAGAACGCGGTTGCTGCCGTCATGTACCACGCCCGGACCCTTGTTACGGCAGCGAATGCTCCAAATTCTCACGGTATAGCCTCGCCCACGGCAGAGGGCGATGTCGGGCCGCAATGGTATGAAAATTGGTACGACGGTTTGGGATACTGTGAGTGCAAAATTACTTCTCCACCAAATGTACCTGTATCCAATGCTAAAGTCCAGGGCAGGCACATGGAACTCGTTGGGCCAGCAGTTGACCGAGGAGAAGATCCTGAATGCACTAGACACGTTGGCCGAGAACAAGGTCAACATCTCTAACCTGATCATCGATGACAACTGGCAAGACATTGACTACCGCGGCGACGGCCAATGGCAGTACGGCTGGAACGACTTCGAAGCCGAGCCGAGAGCCTTCCCCCGGGGCCTCGAAGCCCTCGTCTCCGACATCCGGTCCAAGCACAAGAACATACAGCACATCGCAGTCTGGCATGCCCTCCTAGGCTACTGGGCCGGTCTCGCCCCCTCCGGGCCCCTTGTCAAACGCTACGAAACCGTCCAGGTCTCACGCGACGACACCCAAAAGTCCCACCTCCCCATCGGCAACGCCATGACGGTCGTCGCTCCTTCCGACGTCCAGGACTTCTACGAAGACTTCTACCGCTTCCTCACCTCCTGCGGCATCGACGGCGTCAAGACTGACGCCCAGTACATGCTCGACACGCTCACCCagcccgccgcccgccgcacCCTTACTAGCTCCTACCTCGACGCCTGGACCTCCTCCACCCTCGGCCACTTCGCCGGGGGCCCCGTGGTCGCGGGCATGGCGCTGTCCCCGCCCACGCTCTTCCACCCCCGCCTGTTCCGCACCAGCCTGCCGCAGATTGTGTGTCGTACCTCGGACGACTTCGTCCcgaccggcggcggcgacgacagcgacgacgacgcgcaCCCGTGGCACGTGTGGACCAACGCGCACAACGCACTGCTCGCGCAGCACCTCAACGCGCTGCCGGACTGGGACATGTTCCAGACGGCACACCCGCGGGGCGGGTTCCACGCGGCGGCGCGGTGCGTCAGCGGCGGGCCCGTCTGCGTCACGGACCCGCCCGGCCAGCACGACGAGGAGCTGCTGCGCCAGATCGCGGGCGCCACGCCGCGCGGCCGCACCGTCGTCTTCCGCCCCAGCACGGTCGGCCGGACCCTGGACGCCTACAGCTCCCGcgcggacggcggcggcggcgggttgCTCAAGGTCGGCGCGTACCACGGCCGTGCCGGGACGGGCACGGGCATCGTGGCCGTGTTCAACGTCGATCCGCGGGGTAACCGGCCGGTGGCCGAGCTCCTGCCCCTCGCCCGGTTTCCCGGGGTTGGGACGGGTACGGGTGCGGGTGAGGGGGGCGCGGGCGGGAGGTACGTGGTGCGGGCGCACCGCAGCGGGAAGGTGACGCCTCCCTTGCGGCCCGGGTCGCCGGCCGCTCTGGTGACGGTCTCTCTCGAGGCGAAGGGGTGGGACGTGCTGTCTGCCTATCCGCTGCATGCGGTGCAGTCGGGGACGAGGGGGGAGGTGTTGCTTGCGAACCTGGGGCTGGTGGGCAAGATGACGGGGTGTGCGGCGGTGCTGAGGACCGTGTTCGAGGCGCGCGAGAACGGGAGGATGTTGGTGGATGCTACCGTGAAGGCGCTAGGGGTGTTGGGTAAGCCATCAACCAAATATGGGGGGGAAGAAGAATTCGATCCCCAAAGACCGATGCGATGCTGACTTGCGGCAGGCGTCTACATCTCGGTCCTCCCTGAACTCTCGATCAACGACGACTTCATGGTGACCATTCGGGGGCAGCCGATACCCCCTCACACTGTGTCCGTGAGCCGGCAAGACGAGCGCGTCCTGGAGGTGGATATCGAAACAGCGTGGACCGAAATGGGCCTCGAGAGCGGCTGGGCGAACGAGGTGCAGGTCAAGGTCTACTTTGCCCTGGAGAAGAAGTAGCAACACTACAAACAGCATACGACATGGTTAACTGGCCACCGTTTGACCAAGACTATTCCTTCCGTGGGCTTCATTGCCGGCAACGCTGACAAAGAGACGGAAGCTTGAGCAACAAGATTTGTACGTTGCTTTACTTGCTAGGCGCAAGCACCTGGTTCGACGACAGGGTAGGATTGCCATCACTAGACACTCGAACGAATTCATAATCAGGACATCTACGACGACTCGGGGACTCCAGACGTGCTGGAGCATGCTCTCCTCCATTGTTGGCTGGTGATCTTGAGGACCGCTCAACTCACACGTCAGACTGGTGTGATCGCCGAGTGTTTCTAGACGGGCCTTTTGGCTTTACTTCTTTCTCAGCACTGTAGAGAGCCGCAGGGCATTGAGCCGGATTGGGAGGACTCTATATACGGAGCCTCCGCGTGGCGGACTTTATCAGCCAGCGACCCTACTGTTTCCGTCCATTGCCAACCGTCAACAATGGCCCGAGTCAAGAGCAGAGCAGGGTGTCCCCCCACGGTAATAAGCATGACTTACACGCATGATGTCATGCGGGGGTTCTCGGGGGTTCGAGGCGAATGAGAGAAGCCGATCCGGCATCGGCCGCCCGGTGAGGCTCAAACCATGGACGGTATTGCATACCCGGAGCAGGTCGATCGGTCTTAGGGGACCATCAAAAAAGTAGGCACACAGGCGAGTTTACAGACCAACAGCATTTGGCCGACCGAGCAGGTGTCGAGTCGAAGCGGTACGGTATCGCACCTTAATGGCATGACAATGCGATCCTTTCGTTGCGCAGGACACGGGGCAAGTCAGATGGTTCGCGCGGTTCTGAAGCCTGCTGCTGATAGCGGGGTTGGTGGGGTGTTTCTGAGCAGATAGATGGCCGGCCAGGCACCGCCTTCGGCTAGGGCAAccttgtactgtacatactgCAGTTTCTCTCTGCTGCTGGGTGCTCGAGACCGCTCCCGAGAATCGACCTCGCTGACCGCCCTCAACAAGATAAATGATTGTTGTTGCCGATATTTTAAGAAGAGTATAATAGCACGAAGTAGATTAGGCGCGGAGAGAACAACGATACCAGTGTATCAGTGAAAGGTTATCATTGATTATCTCGGGCTTTGGGCGGTGCGCTTCAGACTTGGGCGAGTCTGTAGCCAAAGCCGATCCCGCGAGTTGGCACTCTTGGCGATGGCGCGACCGGAAACTCAGTTGGTGTGTTCAGGCAGCATCTCCGCCGGAAACGCCACGTGACGTTGCCTGCCTTTGCGGAAAGCGGTCAGCTGAGGCAACTGAGCGATATCAGGGCAGAGTCATAAGTCTAAACCTCTGCGGTTTTGTTTGAATGACTCAAGGCTTTGCCCGTTGCAGTCACACTTCACCATTTCAACGCAAGGACGGATTAAATCCTTTTGTTATTCCTGCAGACCCAAGCCGCCAAGCACAGGAACTAGACAGTGCGCAAACGACGCACAAATCAGGATTTGGCCGCTGTGTacacagtacggagtacgtacCGCTGCCAAGCCTCGGGCGATCCGTTTTAGCGCGGGCGAAAACGGCCAACAAGGACTTCAAACCGAGCGAAGTTTGGAGGGTCGACGACGATTCTCGAACGAACGCGAGAGTTGAGTGACTGGCGACCTGCAACCTGCAACGTGCGACCATCAACCATCGCCATCGGCACGTCGAGCTCGACTTGCTCGCCGACCGCACCACACCGGTCCGACGCTGCGAGATTTTTCTCGACGAGACAGCCCGTGCATAGTCAATCGAATAATAAATACCGTGCAGTTCCCGCCCGGAGGCGGCACTCATCGCCATGCTGCCCTCATCCGTACGACGAGTCGTCGCCGCGGCGCCTCAGTCGCCCGCCGTTTCCTCCCTGACTTCGGTCGTCCCgcgagccgccgccgcataCAGCCTGCCGTACCGGCCGACCGGTCTGCACCAGCGCCGCTACTCTTCGTCAAAACCGTCGAGCCCGGACGACGGCTCCAGAGATTTTGCCGCTCGCTCGGTGCCCGCCTCACGAGGTTCCAAGTCGGAAAAGACAAAAGGGCAAGCAAAGGCCCCCATTCCGCAGCCGCCAAGCGTCCCCAGTACTAGGCATATCGGGGATGAAGGTCCGTTCCGTCTCACCCTTCCGTCTCACCGTTCCCGTCCTCCCCTTCTCCCCAAACAGCAGCTCTTCTCTCGATTTTGCCCGCCCGCTAACGTGCGTCTCTTTTGCTCCCTTTTCCAGGCCTCGCCCTCTCGACCTTCTTCGCCCTCCACCGACCCATCTCGGTAACCCAGCTCATGCCCAAGTCCGTGTCCGACGACACCTTTGCCCAGATCTTCGCCACGCGGACCCGGAGCAACAAGGTGGCCGACGTGCTATCGACGCTATCACAGACGGTATCTGACCTAGAGGAACCCCTGTCGAGAATGAGCATTGCCAACGGAGATcagcagcgatcgcacgacgcCCAGGACGCCGAGGAGGGGACGGCCAAGCTCAGCCTGAGGCACTCGGACGGGTCCGAGACCAACCTCCACATCCAGCTCAACCCCCTGGCAGGCCAGTACCTGCCGTacgccccgccgccgccccccgaGCCGCTcaccgaggcggccgaggcggatGCCGAGTCGGCGGCCGACAGCGCCGTCGCCGATGAACTcgcggagcagcagcagcccgagACGCAGACGCGCGTGTACAAGGCCGTGGTGACGATCGAGGAGACGGTCGACGCCGACGGGCAGGTCAAGGTGGTGGCGCACAGCCCGGAGCTGATCGAGGAGGACGCCATCGTCGGGCGGCCGCGCTCGTTCCTGGAGCGCATGGCCTGGCGCCAGCTGCGGTACGACGAGGCGCGCCGGCAGCAGGACCGCGCCATGCAGGCCATCAGCGTGAAGCGGCAGCGCAAGTTGAagatgaagaagaagaagtacAAGAAGCTGATGAGGAAGACGCGGAACATCCGCCGCAAGCTGGATCGGTTGTAAGAGGGGGGCCACGGCGCCTCCCCTGTGTGTAAATATCCCTCTcgcctttttctttttcttttctttttccctaTCTTGATTACATTTCCTCATTTTCGTTCCTGTTCTCAGAGAGACCGTGGTGTCAAGGTGTACGGTTCGAGCATCCAACATCCAACGCATCATGTCGTCTCTGGGTTCCCATTGTTCCAAGTTCATTCTACATTCGCATAATCGACATATAGAGTGGCAGAGCGGCGGGCGAGACGAGGACGATGGGAGGAAAGGAACGTGTGCATCAGCTACGCAGCAGCTAGCTAGTGAGACTTCGGGAGGAATAAAGAAATGAGAAGGCATTTGAAATTATCATTCCCAGCCTGAATCTCCATCCATTTAACAGACTAATAATCCCGC
This genomic window from Thermothelomyces thermophilus ATCC 42464 chromosome 1, complete sequence contains:
- a CDS encoding glycoside hydrolase family 36 protein (CAZy_ID 267992), with protein sequence MYHARTLVTAANAPNSHGIASPTAEGDVGPQWYENWYDGLGYCTWNSLGQQLTEEKILNALDTLAENKVNISNLIIDDNWQDIDYRGDGQWQYGWNDFEAEPRAFPRGLEALVSDIRSKHKNIQHIAVWHALLGYWAGLAPSGPLVKRYETVQVSRDDTQKSHLPIGNAMTVVAPSDVQDFYEDFYRFLTSCGIDGVKTDAQYMLDTLTQPAARRTLTSSYLDAWTSSTLGHFAGGPVVAGMALSPPTLFHPRLFRTSLPQIVCRTSDDFVPTGGGDDSDDDAHPWHVWTNAHNALLAQHLNALPDWDMFQTAHPRGGFHAAARCVSGGPVCVTDPPGQHDEELLRQIAGATPRGRTVVFRPSTVGRTLDAYSSRADGGGGGLLKVGAYHGRAGTGTGIVAVFNVDPRGNRPVAELLPLARFPGVGTGTGAGEGGAGGRYVVRAHRSGKVTPPLRPGSPAALVTVSLEAKGWDVLSAYPLHAVQSGTRGEVLLANLGLVGKMTGCAAVLRTVFEARENGRMLVDATVKALGVLGVYISVLPELSINDDFMVTIRGQPIPPHTVSVSRQDERVLEVDIETAWTEMGLESGWANEVQVKVYFALEKK